TGCTGGCGCGTTCAGGTGGCGGCGCCGCTCGATTCCAGCGAAGCCGAGACCATGCGCGCGGCCGCCGAATCACAGCTCCTGGTGCCGATGGTGATCTCGGTCGAGAACTATCGCTACAAGGTGCAGTGCCGCGATTGCCTCACCGAGCTGTCCTCGATGGCGCTGCGCATGCGCGCGCTGGCCGCCGGCTTCGATGGAGCGTTTCGCACCCGCACCATCGAGGAGCCGAGCGCTCCCGCGCAGAGCGCGCCGACCCCGCCCAGCGCGAGACCTTCGACTCCGGGCGCGAAGAAGCCCGCGCCGAAATCCACGCCCGCCGGCAAGAGCGACTCGCCGTGATCACCGGGATTCTGCTGTTTGAAGACGCCGGCTGGCGCGAGCTGCGGCCGCTCACCGACACGCTGCCAGTGCCGGCGCTCCGCTTCGGGGCGTCCGACCTCGGCCGGCGCTGGCTCGCCACCGCGGGCGTCCCGCTCGTCGGCATCGAAGCGCGCGCCGAAGTCATGGCCGCGTGGGAGTCGCGCCCGGCTGACGCCAGCAGCATGCAGGCCGAAATCCTGGCGGTGAACGCCGCGGCGCTCCCGGGCGATTGGCTCGAGGCGGCGCGCGAATCGCGCGGCGCGGGCGTGTGGCGATCGAAGGGCCGGATGGTCGCCGCGCGCTTGAGCTCGGCGGCCCTGGCGCCGTTGCGCGGGAGTGGCGTCTCGTTCCCGGAGCGGCTCACCGAGCTGGAATTGCCCGCGCAGGAGATCGAGGCGGCGTGGATCCGCTTCCCATGGCACCTGATCGAGCGCAATACCCAGGCCCTGGTCGAAGAGCTCGAGGGCGTCTCCGGCAACGACGGGGAGGTGCATCCGAGCGCCGTGCTGCTCAATGCCGAGCGTATCTCGATCGCGCGCGGCGCGCGCGTGGATCCGCTCGCGGTGCTGGACGCGCGCGCAGGCCCGATCGCGATCGGCGCCGGAGCGTTCGTTCAGGCGCACACGCTGGTGGTGGGGCCGTGCGCGGTGGGGGATCGGACGCAACTGCTGGGCGGCGTGATCGCCAACTCGACCATCGGCCCGGAGTGCCGGATCTCGGGGGAAGTGGACGCCAGCATCTGGCAAGGCTACGCCAACAAGCGCCACCACGGTTTCGTCGGCCACAGCGTGATCGGCGAGTGGGTGAATCTCGGGGCGCTCACCACCACCAGCGACCTCAAGAACAACTATGGTTCGGTGCGGATCTGGGTGGACGGCAGGGAAGTGGACAGCGGGAACCCGAAAGTGGGTTCGGTGATCGGCGCGCACGTCAAAACCGGCATCGGCACGCTGCTTCCGACCGGCGCCAGCATCGGCGTCGGCTCCAATCTGTTCGGCGGCGGCCAGTTCGCTCCGAAGCACCTCCCGCCGTTCTCGTGGTGGGACGGCCATCGCAGCGTGGTGCACGAACTCGACCGCTTCCTCGCCACCGCGCGGGTCGCCCTGTCACGGCGCGGGCGCAAGCTGTCCGACGCCGAAGAGCGCCTGCTGCGCCACCGCTTCGAGTCCACGGTTGCCGAGCGCGATCGGGGCTAGCTCTGGAGCGGCTTCCAAGTCCCGTGCTACGATCTTGAGGCGTGGACTCGGACGTGCACGTCGCGTTCAGCGACCGAATCCCCTCTACCCAACCCCGGTTCCCCCGCCCCTTGAAACGTCCTCCATTCCCCGCGCTGGCTAGCCGTGCACTCTGGGCAGCTAGGTTCCTGCTGTCCGTGGCGTTGCTCCTAGTAGCGTTGGATTGGGCCACTGCTCGGTGGCTGGTGACCCCTTCGACGGCGATCTTCTCGCCGCGCTTTGGAAACATTCAGCTCCCTCACGTCCGAGCGGTGCAGAGCCAGGAGGGCTGGTCCGAGCAGTGGACGAACTCCTACGGCTTCTTTGACCGGGATCTACTGCCTGTCCGGCCTCGAGTTCGCGCCGTACTGCTCGGAGACTCGTTCGCCGAGGGGCTGCAGCTCGCCCAGTCCATGAACATGTCGGCGGTTGCCGAGAGGGCGGATCCGGGCCTGGAAGTGATCAACACCGCCGGCTCCGGGCGCTTTCCAGCACACTACGCGGCGTTCCTGGGCAATTACCTGCGAGAATTCAAACCGGACGTGGTGGTGATCCAGGTCAATGATGGAGACGTCAACGAACTTGGAGATCCGGTGCGTTTAGCAGAGGTGCGTCGCGAGCTGTCCGGACGTGTCAAGCCCCCGTCGGCGGGTTGGCTCCACCAACTCCTCAAGCGCTCGGCGCTGGTCAAGTTCTCGAGCATCCGGCTGACTCTTCTGGTCGAGCGCGAACGCGCTCGACTGACTCGCAAGATCACGGGCCGCGCTCTGCTGAGCGACATCGACGACACTGCGGGCCCGATTCCGCCTGGAGCCCAGGCGGCGGGCGACAGCGTGTTCGACGTCATTCAGCGCGCGGGCCCGCCGGTGGTGATCGTCTACGTCCCGCACATTCTCTATTTCGGTTCGCCACCGCGAGTTGCCTATCCGATTCGCCGTGCATTCTGGCGGGATCTGGCCAAACGCCACCGACTGGCCCTGGTAGATCCTACCGACGAAATGCTGGCCGACTATTCCCGGACGGGTCAACCCATGCATGGGTTCTCGAACACGACGATCGGTGTTGGCCATATCAATGAACGTGGACACGAACTGATCGGCCGCATGATCGCTCGCGCCATCGAGGAATCGCTCCGGTGATCTTCTCCTCGATCGAGTTCTTCGTGATGCTGGCCGCGGTTCTCGTCATCCTCCGCTTCACTCCGAACGAGAGCGCCCGACGCAACGTTCTGCTGGTCGCCAGCTACATTTCCTATGGATGGTGGGACTGGCGGTTCTGTTTCCTGATCTGGACAACGACGACCATCGACTACATCGCGGGGTTGGAGCTCGAGCGCCTGACCGACGAGCGCCGCCGCCGCATCTGGCTGGTGGCGAGCCTGACCGCGAACCTGGGGATGTTGTTCTTCTTCAAGTACACGAATTTCTTCCTCGACACGCTGCGACCCCTGCTGGGCGGACTCGGCATCCAGGTGCCGTTTCTTCACATCCTGCTCCCGGTCGGAATCTCCTTCTTCACTTTCCATAGCATGAGCTACACGATCGATGTCTACTGGAGAAAGCTGCCCGCGACCCGCAACTATCGAGACTTTCTCTTGTTCGTGGCTTTCTTCCCGCAACTGGTGGCCGGGCCGATCGTGCGGGGATCCCAGATGCTCCCGCAACTGGCCCCCGGCCGCGAGCACGCTGTCCTTGCGGCCAACGTCCGCCGCGGGCTCGAACTCTTCCTCAAAGGCTTCGTGAAGAAGGTACTTTTCGCCGACACACTTGCTGTCGCGGCTGACCCCGTCTTCGCACACCCCGGGGCGTACTCGCCGGTTGCCGCCTGGGTGGCCCTGCTCGCCTACACCGGTCAGATCTATTACGACTTCTCTGGCTACACCGACATGGCTCTCGGGATCGGAAGGGTGTTCGGCTTCGATCTGCCGACCAACTTTCGCCATCCGTACCTGAGCCGCAGCATCACGGAGTTCTGGCGCCGCTGGCACATTTCGCTGTCGACGTGGCTGCGGGACTACCTCTATATCCCTCTGGGTGGGAATCGCCGCGGGCGGGCACGCACGTATTTCAACCTGCTCACGACGATGCTGCTGGGCGGGCTTTGGCATGGCGCCTCCTGGACCTTCGTGGTCTGGGGCGGAATGCATGGCGCTGCGCTTGCGCTCGACAAGTTGAGGCTGGACGCCCAACGGCGGGCGCCCGACCAGTTCGGCTCGCCGGTCGAGCAGTTCTTGGGATGGGCAGGCACCCTGCTGTGGGTGATGTTGGCCTGGGTCTTCTTCAGATCTCCGGACTTTTCCCATGCGTGGATCTACCTGCGCAAGCTCGCCTTCGTCGACCGCTGGGGCTCCGACTGGGTGCACGTTCAGGCCGAGGTGGTGCTCGCGCTCGCGGTTGTGGCGCACCTTGCGGTGCTTCTGAGAGGAGAACGCGAGTTGGGTCTCGACCTCCGTCGTCCTCTCGCCTGGACGGCGGCCACGGCGGCCCTTCTCATGGTGCTCTTCTTTTCACCATTCAGCGCCAATCCATTCATCTACTTCCAGTTCTGAGCTCCACTATCAAGCCGATGGCCCACCGCTCCTTGACCCCGCGCGGCGCGGCTCCCTAGACTCTTCGGGCTTCTCCACAGGGTATCGGCGCCGCGGCCGGTCCCGGTCAAGGCCGACCAGGAGTCTTCATGCCCGAGCTTCGCAAGGATCCGGTGGTCGGGCGCTGGGTCATCATCTCGACCGAGCGCAGCCGCCGGCCCACCAATTTTCTGCCGGTCTCGCATGAGAAATCCGGCGATTTCTGCCCCTTCTGCCGCGGTCACGAGGACAAGACCCCGCCCGAGGTGTGGGCCTATCGGCCCGATGGCGGCGCCGCCAACACCCCCGGCTGGCAGGTGCGCGTGGTGCCCAACAAGTTCCCCGCGCTCCAGATCGAGGGCTCGCTCGACCGTCGCGGAGAGGGCCACTACGACAAGATGAACGGCGTCGGCGCGCACGAGGTGGTGATCGAGTCGCCCGAGCACGGCGCCGACCTCGCCGAACTGCCGGTCGAGCACCTGGAGAAAGTGCTGGTGGCCTACCGCGAGCGCTGCCTCGACCTCCATCGCGACAAGCGCTTCCGCTACGTGCTGATCTTCAAGAATCAGGGCCCGGCCGCCGGCGCGACGCTCGAGCACACCCACACCCAGCTGATCGCCACCCCGATCATCCCGCAGATCCTGCAGGAGGAGCTGGCCGGTAGCCGTTCCTACTTCGAGCTCAAGGAACGCTGCATCTTCTGCGACATGGTTCAGCAGGAGACCGACGAGAACAACGGCAAGCGCGTGGTCAATCTCACCGACCATTTCCTCGCCATCGAGCCGTTCGCGCCGCGTTTCCCGTTCGAGACCTGGATCCTGCCGCGGAACCACCGCGCTTCGTTCCCGAACATGTCGGACACCCACGAGGTCCGCGACCTGGCGGTGATCCTGAAGGACACGCTGCAGCGCCTGAATCGCGCGCTCGATCGGCCTCCGTACAATTTCGTGATCCACACCGCGCCGGTGAGCGAGGGCGACGTCGACTACTATCACTGGCACCTCGAGATCATGCCCAAACTGACGCGCGTGGCCGGCTTCGAGATCGGATCGGGCTTCTACATCAATCCCACGCCGCCCGAAGACGCGGCGCAATACCTGCGCGAGATCGCTCGCGACTAGGAGCCTTCGGCGTTCATCGTGACGCCTCTCTCGATTCTCCACATCGCGAGCGAGCTCGCGCCCCTGGCGCAGGTGGGCGGGCTCGGCGACATGCTGGGCGGACTCTCGGCCGAGCAGGCGCGCCGCGGGCATCGCGTGCTGGTGGCGCTCCCGCACTACCCGTTCGTCAATCTGCCGGCGGGTGCGAGCCGCTGCCCGATCGGCGGCGCCGAAGTGCCCTGGGGGATGGGGCGCGAGAAGGCCACCTTCGAGCTGGTCGAGCCCTCGGGCAGCGGGCCGCGCGTGCTGCTGGTGGGTCACGCCGGCGCGCGGCGCTTCTACGATCGGCCCGGCATCTACGACGATCCCGCGACCGGCGAGGGCTACGCCGACAACGCCGAGCGCTTTCTGTTCTTCGCGCGCGCCGCGCTGGAGGGCGCGAAGCAATTGGGTGAGCGCTTCGACGTGCTTCACGCGCACGACCAGCAGGGGGCGTGGGCGCCGTGCTTCGTGCGAACGCACGACCAGCACGAACCCGCATTCGGCGGGATGGCCACGGTCTTCACGGTGCACAATCTCGGCTACCAGGGCATCCACGACTCCTGGGTGCTGGCGATGGCGGGATTCGGCACCGACCAGTTCTATCCCGGCGGAATCTTCGAGTTCTGGGGGCGGGTGAACTTCATGAAGGTGGGGCTCGCGTTCGCCGACCTGATCACCACGGTCAGTCCCCGGCACGCCGTCGAGATTCAGACCAGCGGCGAGTTCGGCTTCGGGCTCGAGGGGCTGCTGGCGCGCCGAAGCGCCGACCTGCGCGGGATCCTGAGCGGCATCGACGATTCGT
The Candidatus Sulfotelmatobacter sp. DNA segment above includes these coding regions:
- a CDS encoding putative sugar nucleotidyl transferase; this encodes MITGILLFEDAGWRELRPLTDTLPVPALRFGASDLGRRWLATAGVPLVGIEARAEVMAAWESRPADASSMQAEILAVNAAALPGDWLEAARESRGAGVWRSKGRMVAARLSSAALAPLRGSGVSFPERLTELELPAQEIEAAWIRFPWHLIERNTQALVEELEGVSGNDGEVHPSAVLLNAERISIARGARVDPLAVLDARAGPIAIGAGAFVQAHTLVVGPCAVGDRTQLLGGVIANSTIGPECRISGEVDASIWQGYANKRHHGFVGHSVIGEWVNLGALTTTSDLKNNYGSVRIWVDGREVDSGNPKVGSVIGAHVKTGIGTLLPTGASIGVGSNLFGGGQFAPKHLPPFSWWDGHRSVVHELDRFLATARVALSRRGRKLSDAEERLLRHRFESTVAERDRG
- a CDS encoding MBOAT family O-acyltransferase; the encoded protein is MIFSSIEFFVMLAAVLVILRFTPNESARRNVLLVASYISYGWWDWRFCFLIWTTTTIDYIAGLELERLTDERRRRIWLVASLTANLGMLFFFKYTNFFLDTLRPLLGGLGIQVPFLHILLPVGISFFTFHSMSYTIDVYWRKLPATRNYRDFLLFVAFFPQLVAGPIVRGSQMLPQLAPGREHAVLAANVRRGLELFLKGFVKKVLFADTLAVAADPVFAHPGAYSPVAAWVALLAYTGQIYYDFSGYTDMALGIGRVFGFDLPTNFRHPYLSRSITEFWRRWHISLSTWLRDYLYIPLGGNRRGRARTYFNLLTTMLLGGLWHGASWTFVVWGGMHGAALALDKLRLDAQRRAPDQFGSPVEQFLGWAGTLLWVMLAWVFFRSPDFSHAWIYLRKLAFVDRWGSDWVHVQAEVVLALAVVAHLAVLLRGERELGLDLRRPLAWTAATAALLMVLFFSPFSANPFIYFQF
- the galT gene encoding galactose-1-phosphate uridylyltransferase, producing MPELRKDPVVGRWVIISTERSRRPTNFLPVSHEKSGDFCPFCRGHEDKTPPEVWAYRPDGGAANTPGWQVRVVPNKFPALQIEGSLDRRGEGHYDKMNGVGAHEVVIESPEHGADLAELPVEHLEKVLVAYRERCLDLHRDKRFRYVLIFKNQGPAAGATLEHTHTQLIATPIIPQILQEELAGSRSYFELKERCIFCDMVQQETDENNGKRVVNLTDHFLAIEPFAPRFPFETWILPRNHRASFPNMSDTHEVRDLAVILKDTLQRLNRALDRPPYNFVIHTAPVSEGDVDYYHWHLEIMPKLTRVAGFEIGSGFYINPTPPEDAAQYLREIARD
- a CDS encoding glycogen/starch synthase, giving the protein MTPLSILHIASELAPLAQVGGLGDMLGGLSAEQARRGHRVLVALPHYPFVNLPAGASRCPIGGAEVPWGMGREKATFELVEPSGSGPRVLLVGHAGARRFYDRPGIYDDPATGEGYADNAERFLFFARAALEGAKQLGERFDVLHAHDQQGAWAPCFVRTHDQHEPAFGGMATVFTVHNLGYQGIHDSWVLAMAGFGTDQFYPGGIFEFWGRVNFMKVGLAFADLITTVSPRHAVEIQTSGEFGFGLEGLLARRSADLRGILSGIDDSWNPGTDPWIARRYDLECLDRKSENRAALAAECGFPSAPDLPLVGLVSRLVEQKGLDLIEQSESELLKLDARYVFMGEGSSRYVELFERLSREHPDRVHFRRQRDEAFVHRLEAGCDLYLMPSRYEPGGLNQLYSQRYGTVPVVHAVGGLADTVEPFDPLTGKGTGFRFDRFDAGEMVATLRHAITLRRQPELWRRIQKNGMSRDFTWRAPADRYDAVYAEARERIASGHVPTLESVKEQLEVKGR